In the Pseudomonadota bacterium genome, one interval contains:
- a CDS encoding PAS-domain containing protein: MDTGDTLDFTLAGLNLIQQALSIYDRDLRLVVCNRRFLEMFDLPEHLGRAGAGFGDTLRLLASRGEYGDIADLEGYLASREAQARAFEPHYFERQRPNGQFVSIEGHPLRQGGWVTVYTDITDIRRSESMLKSRSDSLSEALLSRSEALARANRELEASVVALQQTQRELTASEARIRATTEMLPAHIARVSRDQRYTYSNRRLHSIAGLSAGLDREIVGRRCQDVLVPEAYNAIQPRLVKALGGEESVFEFALDEGTHRVRCAFTPDVDASGEVSGVFVLTMDVTREARARAEVAQTRRRELAAQLSSGLAHDFANLLTVILGAQGQLARMPGLPPEARSLLEDVHLAARRGGELLDRLSGIAAPRTLAPEVTDVPAAVVQLVRLVGPLLPAHIRLVTDIDPGVSRARLDPGYLLDSLLNLVLNARDVIAEQPGDIHLQVRRTREGGLEFSVRDNGPGFSDAALAHALEPFFTTKAATLGSGLGLSMVFDFASLSGGRVLLENVVDGGATAGARVRIRLPDPVAVQPPVGGVVLLVDDDPEIRENVRQQLQDIGCQVLEAASADEAVQLTGVVAIAAIVSDLQLGGTDTGLDLVQRVHAARGDSAPPICIMTALPAHHGLHGQAAELGLVLAKPFDTYQLARALRQIAEPLSP, encoded by the coding sequence GTGGACACGGGCGACACGCTCGACTTCACGCTGGCCGGCCTGAACCTGATCCAGCAGGCGCTGAGCATCTACGACCGCGACCTGCGGCTCGTGGTCTGCAACCGCCGCTTTCTCGAGATGTTCGATCTGCCCGAGCACCTGGGTCGGGCGGGTGCCGGCTTCGGTGACACCTTGCGGCTGCTCGCCAGCCGCGGCGAGTACGGCGACATCGCCGATCTCGAGGGCTACCTCGCGAGCCGAGAGGCACAGGCGCGGGCCTTCGAGCCCCATTATTTCGAGCGCCAGCGGCCGAATGGACAGTTCGTGTCGATTGAGGGGCACCCCCTGCGGCAGGGCGGGTGGGTGACCGTGTACACCGACATCACCGACATCCGTCGTTCGGAGTCCATGCTGAAATCGCGCTCGGATTCGCTCTCTGAGGCGCTGTTGTCGCGCTCTGAGGCGCTGGCCCGCGCCAACCGCGAGCTCGAGGCGTCGGTCGTTGCGCTGCAACAGACCCAGCGTGAGCTCACCGCGTCCGAGGCGCGCATCCGCGCCACAACCGAGATGCTGCCTGCCCACATCGCCCGGGTCAGCCGCGATCAACGCTACACCTACTCGAATCGGCGCTTGCACTCTATTGCCGGTTTGAGCGCGGGCCTGGACCGCGAGATCGTCGGCCGTCGCTGCCAGGACGTGCTGGTGCCGGAGGCCTACAACGCGATTCAGCCCCGTCTGGTGAAGGCACTCGGGGGCGAGGAGAGCGTGTTCGAGTTTGCCCTCGACGAGGGCACCCACCGTGTGCGCTGCGCCTTCACACCGGACGTAGACGCGTCCGGCGAGGTGTCTGGCGTGTTCGTGTTGACGATGGACGTCACGCGCGAGGCGCGTGCCCGCGCCGAAGTCGCGCAGACGCGCCGCCGCGAACTCGCGGCCCAGTTGAGCAGTGGCCTTGCGCACGATTTCGCCAACCTGCTCACCGTGATACTCGGCGCTCAGGGCCAGCTTGCGCGTATGCCCGGGCTGCCGCCGGAGGCCCGTTCCCTGCTCGAGGACGTGCACCTGGCGGCGCGGCGCGGCGGCGAACTGCTCGATCGCCTCAGTGGCATTGCCGCGCCGCGGACCCTGGCGCCGGAGGTCACGGACGTGCCGGCCGCTGTCGTACAGCTGGTTCGCCTGGTCGGGCCGTTGCTGCCGGCCCACATTCGCCTCGTGACCGACATCGACCCGGGCGTGTCGCGTGCGCGCCTCGACCCGGGCTACTTGCTGGACTCGCTGCTGAACCTCGTGCTCAACGCGCGTGATGTGATCGCCGAACAGCCGGGCGACATCCACCTGCAGGTTCGACGCACCCGCGAGGGCGGGCTCGAGTTCAGCGTGCGGGACAACGGTCCGGGCTTCAGCGACGCCGCGCTGGCGCACGCGCTCGAACCCTTTTTCACGACCAAGGCAGCCACGCTCGGCTCGGGTCTCGGACTGTCGATGGTGTTCGATTTCGCCAGCCTGTCCGGTGGGCGGGTGTTGTTGGAAAACGTCGTTGACGGCGGCGCGACGGCGGGCGCGCGGGTGCGCATTCGCCTGCCGGACCCGGTCGCGGTGCAACCGCCTGTAGGCGGTGTGGTGTTGCTGGTCGACGACGATCCGGAGATCCGCGAGAACGTTCGCCAGCAGTTGCAGGACATCGGCTGTCAGGTCCTCGAGGCGGCGAGCGCCGACGAGGCCGTGCAGCTGACCGGCGTGGTGGCAATAGCTGCGATTGTGTCGGACTTGCAACTGGGCGGTACGGACACCGGTCTGGACCTGGTGCAGCGGGTGCATGCGGCCCGCGGTGACAGCGCGCCGCCGATCTGTATCATGACGGCGCTGCCCGCGCACCACGGTTTGCACGGGCAGGCCGCCGAACTCGGCCTCGTGTTGGCCAAGCCCTTTGACACCTACCAGTTGGCGCGCGCGCTGCGCCAGATCGCGGAACCGCTCTCGCCGTGA
- a CDS encoding AMP-binding protein — translation MASRQLDTHLNTVPQLLARNVHQHGDRPAYRFKELGIWQSWTWTEVAAEIDGMALGLVDLGLEVGDHVAIIGRNNPVLYWAMVAVQCAGGVPVPVYQDSVAEEMAYVLEHCNARFAFAENQEQVDKVMEVADKLPGLDTLIFVDPRGLRKYDRSKLRDFRALQQAGRDNRETTAPELERRLQEQDGDTTCVMLYTSGTTGRPKGVVLSNHNVIEASRLSVEFDGLDHTDSVLAYLPMAWVGDFVFSIGQAYYTGFCVNCPESPDTMQADLREIGPSYFFAPPRYFEGLLTSVQIRMEDASRLKRWLFNAVMEHARSVGPALLDGRSVGLLDRIKYRLGNGLVIGPLKNTLGMSRVRLGYTAGEAIGPEIFDFYRALGINLKQLYGQTEATVFVTIQPDGEVRADTVGVPAPGVELRIDDNGEVHYRSPGTFVEYYKNPESTASTKDSEGWVATGDAGFIEADSGHLRIIDRAKDVGKTASGALFAPKYVENKLKFYPDILEAVVFGADRDQCTAFINIDLTAVGNWAERNNVAYASYQELAGHPRVAEIISQHVEAVNRSLAEDDMLSGCQIHRFLILHKELDPDDGEITRTRKVRRRVIEERYATLLDALYGDVETVHVETEVTYEDGRKGSIAADITLHNATTHAVRAPVESAA, via the coding sequence TTGGCCAGCCGACAACTCGACACCCACCTGAACACCGTGCCTCAGTTGCTGGCGCGCAACGTCCACCAGCACGGCGACCGGCCGGCCTACCGCTTCAAGGAGCTCGGCATCTGGCAGAGCTGGACGTGGACCGAAGTCGCCGCGGAGATCGACGGCATGGCCCTCGGTCTGGTCGACCTCGGGCTCGAGGTCGGCGACCACGTTGCGATCATCGGGCGCAACAACCCGGTGCTCTACTGGGCCATGGTGGCCGTGCAATGCGCGGGCGGCGTGCCGGTCCCGGTGTACCAGGACAGCGTGGCCGAGGAGATGGCCTACGTGCTCGAGCACTGCAACGCCCGCTTCGCGTTCGCCGAAAACCAGGAACAGGTCGACAAGGTCATGGAGGTGGCGGACAAGCTGCCAGGGCTCGACACCCTGATCTTTGTCGACCCGCGTGGCCTGCGAAAATACGACCGCTCGAAGCTCCGGGATTTTCGTGCGCTGCAGCAGGCCGGTCGCGACAACCGCGAGACCACCGCACCCGAACTCGAACGCCGGTTGCAGGAGCAGGACGGCGACACCACCTGCGTGATGCTCTACACCTCCGGGACCACCGGCCGCCCCAAGGGTGTGGTGTTGTCCAACCACAACGTCATCGAGGCCTCCCGGCTGTCGGTCGAATTCGACGGGCTCGACCACACCGACTCGGTGTTGGCCTACCTACCGATGGCCTGGGTCGGCGACTTCGTGTTTTCGATCGGCCAAGCCTACTACACCGGCTTTTGCGTGAACTGCCCGGAGAGCCCGGACACCATGCAGGCCGACTTGCGTGAGATCGGTCCAAGCTACTTCTTCGCGCCGCCACGCTACTTCGAGGGCCTGCTGACCTCCGTGCAGATCCGCATGGAGGACGCGAGCCGACTCAAGCGCTGGTTGTTCAATGCGGTGATGGAGCACGCACGGTCTGTCGGCCCCGCCCTGCTCGACGGCCGGTCCGTGGGGCTGTTGGACCGCATCAAATACCGGCTCGGCAACGGACTCGTGATCGGCCCGTTGAAGAACACCCTTGGTATGAGCCGCGTGCGCCTGGGGTACACCGCCGGGGAAGCGATCGGGCCCGAGATATTCGATTTCTACCGCGCGCTCGGCATCAACCTCAAGCAGCTCTACGGCCAGACCGAGGCGACGGTGTTCGTCACCATTCAACCCGACGGCGAAGTGCGTGCCGACACCGTCGGCGTGCCCGCGCCCGGCGTGGAACTGCGCATCGACGACAACGGCGAAGTGCACTACCGCTCACCGGGCACTTTTGTGGAGTACTACAAGAACCCCGAATCCACCGCCAGCACCAAAGACAGCGAGGGCTGGGTCGCAACCGGCGACGCGGGCTTCATCGAAGCCGACAGCGGTCACCTCCGCATCATCGACCGCGCGAAGGACGTCGGCAAGACGGCCTCCGGTGCGCTGTTCGCACCGAAGTACGTCGAGAACAAGCTGAAGTTCTACCCCGACATCCTCGAGGCTGTCGTGTTCGGCGCCGACCGTGACCAGTGCACCGCCTTCATCAACATCGACCTGACCGCCGTCGGCAACTGGGCCGAGCGCAACAACGTCGCCTACGCCTCCTACCAGGAACTGGCAGGCCACCCGCGCGTGGCCGAGATCATCAGCCAGCACGTCGAGGCCGTGAACCGGTCACTGGCCGAAGACGACATGCTGTCCGGCTGTCAGATTCACCGTTTCCTGATCCTGCACAAGGAACTCGACCCCGACGACGGCGAGATCACCCGCACCCGCAAGGTGCGCCGGCGCGTGATCGAGGAGCGCTACGCCACGCTGCTCGACGCGCTCTACGGTGACGTCGAGACCGTGCACGTCGAAACCGAGGTGACCTACGAAGACGGTCGCAAGGGATCGATCGCGGCCGACATCACGCTGCACAACGCGACGACGCACGCTGTGCGTGCCCCGGTGGAGAGCGCCGCATGA
- a CDS encoding ABC transporter ATP-binding protein, with the protein MTAANATPSADTRPDTTPDGRPLGDTLMEMRNITLRFGGVVAIKDITFDIREGEIRAIIGPNGAGKSSMLNVINGFYHPQEGEIWFRGERRKPMKPHQIAHQGIARTFQNIALFKGMSTLDNIMTGRFTHMHASLLSQVIWHGKAAREEDENRAKVERIIDFLEIQAIRKTPVGRLPYGLQKRVELGRALVAEPKLLLLDEPMAGMNVEEKEDMSRFILDVNEEFGTTIALIEHDMGVVMDISDRVVVLDYGRKIGDGTPDEVRNNQAVIDAYLGVPSDD; encoded by the coding sequence ATGACCGCCGCCAACGCCACGCCGTCGGCAGACACCCGCCCCGACACCACCCCCGACGGCCGCCCGCTCGGCGACACGCTGATGGAGATGCGCAACATCACCCTGCGCTTCGGCGGCGTGGTTGCAATCAAGGACATCACCTTCGACATCCGCGAAGGTGAGATCCGCGCCATCATCGGTCCGAACGGCGCCGGCAAGTCGTCGATGCTGAACGTCATCAACGGCTTCTACCACCCGCAGGAGGGCGAGATCTGGTTCCGCGGCGAGCGCCGCAAGCCGATGAAGCCGCACCAGATTGCCCACCAGGGCATCGCGCGCACCTTCCAGAACATCGCCCTGTTCAAGGGCATGAGCACGCTCGACAACATCATGACCGGCCGCTTCACCCACATGCACGCGAGCCTGTTGTCGCAGGTCATCTGGCACGGCAAGGCGGCGCGCGAAGAGGACGAGAACCGCGCCAAGGTCGAGCGCATCATCGATTTCCTCGAAATCCAGGCGATCCGCAAGACCCCGGTCGGGCGCCTGCCCTACGGCCTGCAAAAGCGGGTCGAGCTCGGCCGCGCCCTGGTCGCCGAGCCGAAGTTGCTCCTGCTAGACGAGCCGATGGCCGGCATGAACGTCGAGGAAAAGGAAGACATGTCGCGTTTCATCCTCGACGTGAACGAGGAGTTCGGCACCACCATCGCGCTGATCGAACACGACATGGGCGTGGTCATGGACATCTCGGACCGCGTCGTGGTGCTCGACTACGGACGCAAGATCGGCGACGGCACGCCCGACGAGGTGCGCAACAACCAGGCGGTGATCGACGCCTACCTCGGGGTGCCCAGCGATGACTGA
- a CDS encoding branched-chain amino acid ABC transporter permease, translated as MSPDFLYTIEVIINGLMTGVMYALVALGFVLIFKSSGIFNYAQGVMALFAAMTLVGFQTGQIPFSHLINAIFGTSLHHFGWHIPAVVAILMTLLVMIAFAWLVERYVLSHLVNQEPIILFMATIGLAYFMEGFGDLMWGAEIKKLDVGIPSGGSFWIEDVTATWAAEGSNFYGWYIDKLDITAAIVAIVLVVTLTLFSQYTATGRALRAVADDHQAALSVGISLRAIWVIVWSIAGFVALVAGIMWGAKSGVQFSLSLIALKALPVLMLGGFTSIPGAIVGGLIIGVGEKLFEYAIGPMIGGATENWFAYVLALVFLVFRPQGLFGEKIIERV; from the coding sequence ATGTCGCCCGATTTTCTCTACACCATCGAAGTCATCATCAACGGCCTGATGACCGGGGTCATGTACGCGCTGGTCGCGCTCGGCTTCGTGCTCATCTTCAAGTCGTCCGGCATCTTCAACTACGCCCAGGGCGTGATGGCGCTGTTCGCCGCGATGACCCTGGTGGGCTTCCAGACCGGGCAGATCCCCTTCTCGCACCTGATCAACGCCATCTTCGGCACCAGCCTGCACCACTTCGGCTGGCACATCCCGGCGGTGGTGGCGATCCTCATGACCCTGCTCGTGATGATCGCGTTTGCCTGGCTGGTCGAACGCTACGTGCTCTCGCACCTGGTCAACCAGGAACCGATCATCCTGTTCATGGCGACCATCGGTCTCGCCTACTTCATGGAAGGCTTCGGCGACCTCATGTGGGGCGCCGAGATCAAGAAACTGGACGTCGGCATTCCCTCCGGCGGGTCGTTCTGGATCGAGGATGTGACCGCCACCTGGGCCGCCGAGGGCAGCAACTTCTACGGCTGGTACATTGACAAGCTCGACATCACGGCCGCCATCGTCGCCATCGTGCTCGTCGTCACGCTCACCCTGTTCAGCCAGTACACCGCGACCGGCCGCGCGCTGCGCGCGGTGGCCGACGACCACCAGGCCGCGTTGTCGGTCGGTATCAGCCTGCGCGCGATCTGGGTCATCGTCTGGTCGATCGCCGGTTTCGTCGCACTCGTCGCGGGCATCATGTGGGGCGCCAAATCCGGCGTGCAGTTTTCGCTCTCGCTGATCGCGCTCAAGGCCCTGCCGGTGTTGATGCTCGGCGGGTTCACCTCGATACCCGGCGCGATCGTTGGCGGCCTGATCATCGGCGTCGGCGAGAAGCTCTTCGAGTACGCGATCGGCCCGATGATCGGCGGTGCCACCGAGAACTGGTTTGCCTACGTGCTGGCCCTGGTCTTCCTCGTGTTCAGGCCGCAGGGCCTGTTCGGCGAAAAAATCATCGAGAGGGTCTGA
- a CDS encoding branched-chain amino acid ABC transporter permease gives MFYREAGDFKTSYGADNQTFPISQDRYAYWALMAVAVAVVPFLINDYWASAVLVPFLIYAIASIGLNLLTGYCGQVSLGTGGFMAVGAFASYKLMTAFPGMSIVLIILISGLITAAVGILFGLPSLRIKGFYLAVATLAAQFFLVWLFNKQAWFYNYSASGQINAPERTVFGVAVTGPAAEAWAKYLFCLFFVVLLAWMARNLTRGRSGRSWMAIRDMDIAAEIIGVNPLKTKLSAFAISSFYVGVAGALFFTVYLGAVEVGEAFSITQSFLVLFMIIIGGLGSILGSFLGAAFLVLMPVLLKNVMVGGFGWATDIAAHFEFMIVGGLIVAFLILEPHGLAQLWRLTKDKLRLWPFPH, from the coding sequence ATGTTCTATCGCGAAGCAGGCGACTTCAAAACGAGCTACGGCGCCGACAACCAGACCTTTCCAATCAGCCAGGACCGCTACGCCTACTGGGCGCTGATGGCCGTCGCGGTCGCGGTTGTACCCTTCCTGATCAACGACTACTGGGCCAGCGCCGTGCTGGTGCCGTTCCTGATCTACGCCATCGCCTCGATCGGGCTCAACCTCCTGACCGGCTACTGCGGCCAGGTGTCGCTCGGCACCGGCGGCTTCATGGCGGTGGGCGCGTTCGCGAGCTACAAGCTCATGACGGCCTTCCCGGGCATGAGCATCGTGCTGATCATCCTGATCTCCGGGTTGATCACGGCCGCGGTCGGCATCCTGTTCGGGTTGCCCTCACTGCGCATCAAGGGGTTCTACCTCGCGGTGGCTACGCTCGCAGCGCAGTTCTTTCTCGTGTGGTTGTTCAACAAGCAAGCCTGGTTCTACAACTACTCGGCCTCCGGCCAGATCAACGCCCCCGAACGCACGGTGTTCGGCGTGGCCGTCACCGGCCCGGCCGCGGAGGCCTGGGCGAAGTACCTCTTCTGCCTGTTCTTCGTGGTGCTGCTCGCCTGGATGGCGCGCAACCTCACGCGCGGCCGCAGCGGGCGGTCGTGGATGGCCATCCGCGACATGGACATCGCCGCCGAGATCATCGGCGTCAACCCGCTGAAGACCAAACTCTCGGCCTTCGCGATTTCCTCGTTCTACGTCGGCGTCGCCGGTGCGCTGTTCTTCACCGTGTACCTCGGCGCGGTGGAGGTCGGCGAGGCCTTCAGCATCACGCAAAGTTTTCTGGTGCTGTTCATGATCATCATCGGCGGCCTGGGATCAATCCTCGGCAGCTTCCTCGGCGCCGCCTTCCTGGTGCTGATGCCGGTGTTGCTCAAGAACGTGATGGTCGGCGGCTTCGGCTGGGCGACCGACATCGCAGCCCATTTCGAGTTCATGATTGTCGGCGGGTTGATCGTCGCCTTTCTGATCCTGGAGCCCCACGGTCTCGCGCAGCTCTGGCGCCTGACCAAGGACAAGCTTCGACTCTGGCCATTCCCGCACTGA
- a CDS encoding ABC transporter substrate-binding protein, with product MKMTRLATVALLGTLAAGQAAADLVFPSLSYRTGPYAANGIPYADGYADYFTLVNERDGGVGGEMIRMVECETGYNTQKGVECYESTKGEGALVYQPLSTGITYQLIPKVSADGIPLHSMGYGRTSAANGSIFEWVFNYPVNYWNGASIGVNHLLELNSSDIAGKKVALVYHNSAYGKEPIRTLEELSKKHGFDLTLIPVDHPGQEQKSQWLQIRRERPDYVFMWGWGVMNQVAIQEAVNIRFPMENFIGIWWSGSENDVIPAGGGANGYKALTFHNPGSGAPIFADIQEYVVDTGKAAGTGDQIGTVLYNRGLYAAMLAVEAARTAQEIHGVSDITPAMMRDGMEALVMDEAKMASLGLPGFGPEFSVSCENHGGPGLGAVQQWDASAEKWNMITDFGPSDMDVIGALIDEDSAAYAAESGITPRACS from the coding sequence ATGAAAATGACCCGACTTGCAACAGTCGCCCTGCTGGGCACACTGGCTGCTGGACAGGCGGCTGCCGACTTGGTGTTCCCGTCGCTCAGCTACCGCACCGGCCCCTACGCGGCCAACGGCATTCCCTACGCCGACGGCTACGCCGACTACTTCACGCTGGTCAACGAGCGCGACGGCGGTGTCGGCGGCGAGATGATCCGTATGGTCGAATGCGAGACCGGCTACAACACCCAGAAGGGCGTTGAGTGCTACGAGTCGACCAAGGGCGAAGGCGCGCTGGTGTACCAGCCGCTCTCGACCGGCATCACCTACCAGTTGATCCCGAAGGTCAGCGCCGACGGCATCCCGCTGCACTCGATGGGCTACGGCCGCACCTCGGCCGCCAACGGCTCGATCTTCGAGTGGGTGTTCAACTACCCGGTCAACTACTGGAACGGTGCGTCCATCGGCGTCAACCACCTGCTCGAGCTGAACAGCAGCGACATCGCGGGCAAGAAAGTCGCGTTGGTCTACCACAACTCGGCCTACGGCAAGGAGCCGATCCGCACGCTCGAGGAGCTGTCGAAGAAGCACGGCTTCGACCTGACCCTGATCCCCGTCGATCACCCGGGCCAGGAGCAGAAATCCCAGTGGCTGCAGATTCGCCGTGAACGCCCCGACTACGTCTTCATGTGGGGCTGGGGCGTGATGAACCAGGTCGCGATTCAGGAAGCCGTCAACATCCGTTTCCCGATGGAAAACTTCATCGGCATCTGGTGGTCCGGTTCGGAGAACGACGTGATCCCCGCCGGCGGTGGCGCAAACGGCTACAAGGCCCTGACCTTCCACAACCCGGGCTCGGGCGCGCCGATCTTCGCCGACATCCAGGAGTACGTGGTTGACACGGGCAAGGCGGCCGGCACCGGCGACCAGATCGGCACCGTGTTGTACAACCGTGGTCTCTACGCAGCCATGCTCGCGGTCGAAGCTGCGCGCACTGCGCAGGAGATCCACGGTGTCTCCGATATCACGCCGGCGATGATGCGCGATGGCATGGAAGCCCTGGTCATGGACGAAGCCAAGATGGCCTCGCTCGGCCTGCCGGGCTTCGGACCGGAGTTCTCCGTGTCCTGTGAGAACCACGGCGGCCCGGGCCTCGGCGCGGTGCAGCAGTGGGATGCCTCTGCCGAGAAGTGGAACATGATCACCGATTTCGGTCCGTCCGACATGGACGTGATCGGTGCGCTGATCGACGAAGACTCGGCCGCTTACGCAGCCGAGAGCGGCATCACACCGCGCGCGTGCAGCTGA
- a CDS encoding ABC transporter ATP-binding protein: MQAAETEPTAETLLSVNNIEVIYNHVILVLKGVSLSVPKGGITALLGGNGAGKTTTLKSISTLLQSERGEVTKGTIEYRGTSVAGLNPADLVRRGVIQVMEGRHCFEHLTVEENLLTGAYTRRDGKGSIAEDLEMVYTYFPRLKERRKSQAGYTSGGEQQMCAIGRALMSRPETVLLDEPSMGLAPQLVEEIFNIVKDLNEKEGVSFLLAEQNTNVALRFAHYGYILESGRVVMDGPAAQLRENPDVKEFYLGMAEGGRKSFRDVRSYRRRKRWLS; the protein is encoded by the coding sequence ATGCAGGCGGCTGAAACCGAGCCCACAGCGGAGACGCTGCTCTCGGTCAACAACATCGAAGTCATTTACAACCACGTCATCCTGGTCCTCAAAGGCGTGAGCCTGAGCGTGCCCAAAGGCGGTATCACTGCCCTGCTCGGCGGCAACGGCGCCGGCAAGACCACCACGCTGAAGTCGATTTCGACGCTGTTGCAATCGGAGCGCGGCGAGGTCACCAAAGGCACGATCGAGTACCGTGGCACGTCTGTGGCGGGTCTCAACCCCGCTGACCTGGTGCGCCGGGGCGTGATCCAGGTGATGGAGGGCCGTCACTGCTTCGAGCACCTCACGGTCGAGGAAAACCTGCTGACCGGTGCGTATACGCGGCGCGACGGCAAGGGCTCGATCGCCGAGGACCTCGAGATGGTGTACACCTACTTCCCACGCCTGAAGGAGCGTCGGAAATCGCAAGCCGGGTACACATCGGGTGGCGAACAGCAGATGTGTGCGATCGGACGCGCCCTGATGTCACGCCCCGAGACCGTGCTGCTCGACGAACCCTCGATGGGGCTCGCACCGCAGCTTGTTGAAGAGATCTTCAACATCGTCAAGGATCTCAACGAAAAGGAAGGCGTGTCCTTCCTGCTCGCCGAACAGAACACCAACGTCGCGTTGCGCTTTGCGCACTACGGTTACATCCTGGAATCGGGTCGCGTCGTGATGGACGGCCCCGCCGCGCAGTTGCGCGAAAACCCGGACGTCAAGGAGTTCTACCTCGGCATGGCCGAGGGCGGACGCAAATCCTTCCGCGATGTCCGCAGCTACCGTCGCCGCAAGCGCTGGCTGAGCTGA
- a CDS encoding phenylacetate--CoA ligase family protein, with the protein MSYFDDLETRSVDERERALKLDLPNQVARAQATTGGMAQLAGVDADLISTRDELATLPVLRKSVLVAAQELDPPFGGFSSLPVSHYTNVYQSPGPIYEPGMDSPDWWRLGRFLHASGIGRGDVVQNCFSYHLTPAGMMFESAARAVSAAVLPAGVGQTELQVQAAARIGITAYAGTPDYLKVILEAADASGHDLSRIGKATVGGGALFPSLRDYYTDRGITCRQCYATADLGNIAYESDALDGMIIDEGVIVEIVRPGTGDPVPDGEVGEVIVTTLNADYPLVRFATGDLSAFMPGISPCGRTNRRIKGWMGRADQTTKIKGMFVRPEQVASLIKACPDVSKVRVTVTRENEQDAMSVQFEGPDQDLGTLQNAVKAHLKLLAEVSLCAPGSLPNDGKVIDDQRHYDS; encoded by the coding sequence ATGAGCTATTTCGACGACCTCGAGACACGCAGTGTCGACGAGCGTGAGCGCGCGCTGAAACTGGATTTGCCCAACCAGGTCGCACGGGCGCAGGCCACCACCGGCGGTATGGCCCAGCTGGCCGGGGTCGACGCCGACCTGATTTCGACTCGCGACGAACTGGCCACCCTGCCGGTGCTGCGCAAGTCCGTGCTGGTCGCCGCCCAGGAGCTCGACCCACCCTTCGGCGGTTTCAGCTCACTGCCCGTGTCGCACTACACCAACGTGTACCAGAGCCCCGGGCCGATCTACGAACCCGGCATGGACAGCCCGGACTGGTGGCGCCTGGGCCGGTTCCTGCACGCGAGCGGCATCGGCCGCGGCGATGTCGTGCAGAACTGCTTTTCCTACCATTTGACACCGGCTGGCATGATGTTCGAGTCGGCCGCGCGTGCCGTGTCCGCTGCGGTGCTGCCGGCCGGCGTCGGCCAGACCGAATTGCAAGTCCAGGCCGCCGCACGCATCGGCATCACCGCCTACGCCGGCACACCGGACTACCTCAAGGTCATTCTCGAGGCCGCTGACGCGTCCGGGCACGACCTCAGTCGCATCGGCAAGGCCACGGTCGGCGGCGGTGCGTTGTTTCCGAGCTTGCGCGACTACTACACCGACCGGGGCATCACCTGCCGCCAGTGCTACGCCACGGCAGACCTCGGCAACATTGCCTACGAATCCGACGCGCTCGACGGCATGATCATCGACGAGGGTGTGATTGTTGAAATTGTCAGGCCCGGCACCGGTGACCCGGTCCCCGACGGCGAGGTCGGCGAAGTCATCGTCACCACGCTGAACGCCGACTACCCCCTTGTGCGCTTCGCCACCGGCGACCTCTCCGCCTTCATGCCGGGTATCAGCCCGTGCGGGCGCACCAACCGTCGCATCAAGGGCTGGATGGGCCGAGCCGACCAGACGACGAAGATCAAGGGCATGTTCGTGCGACCGGAACAGGTCGCCAGTCTGATCAAGGCCTGTCCCGACGTCTCGAAGGTGCGCGTCACGGTGACCCGGGAAAACGAGCAAGACGCCATGAGCGTGCAGTTCGAAGGTCCCGACCAGGACCTCGGCACCCTGCAGAACGCGGTTAAGGCGCATCTCAAGTTGCTCGCTGAGGTGTCACTGTGCGCGCCGGGCAGCTTGCCGAACGACGGCAAGGTCATCGACGATCAACGGCACTACGATTCCTGA